The segment GATCAGAACCGCATTGTCCGCCTCCGGCGTCAGCGTTCCGACCGTCTCGTAGCGGATGTTGACCTGCTTGAGCTCGCGGCCGCAATCAAGCGGCAGCGGCTCAGCAAGCAGGAAATTCTGTGGCGTGGTGATGAGCAACTTGATGAGGCCCTCCTCTGATATCGGTACTCAAATTACGTAATATACACGGCGGAGGCCTGCAAATCAAGTTCAAACATCACGTTTTTGCGATTTCGCTCCGCGGCCGGCGGCCGGGCGGAATCACTTTTCTGCTCCAGGCAGAAGTTTATCGAGCAGCTTCGCACATGCCATGCCGGCCACCGATTTGCCGAGCTCCGGCAGCTTCTTCTGCGCCTCAAGCTCCGCCCCGAGTCCGGGCCAGGCGGGAGAGAGTGCAAGCGGTTTGCCGCCGCTGCGCGCCAGCGCCTCTTCGGCGGCCTTCCGCGCCTCCTCGAAACGGTTCTGCTTCAGGTAAGCGAGTATTTTCACCGCGTCGCTTTCGGCCGAAGCCGGATTCATGGCAACGATCTCCAGCGCCTGCGCACAGCTGCCGGTCTGAATGTGTCCGAAGGCCATCTGCAGCGGCAGCAGCCGGTTGCCGGTATCGATCTCGGAGAGCTGGCGGTAATACCAGAGCGCGCTGGTCCAGTCGCCGTTCGCGGCCGCCTCGGCCGCGGCGGTCGACATGAAGGCGGCCAGCTCGCGCTGCTCGGAGAGCTGTTTGCCGAGTTTCGGTTCGAGCCCGGCATCGGGCCCGGCCCCGAGCAGCCGCGCCTGCCGGTAGAACTCGGCGGCCTCTTTCTCCTTACCGTCCGCCAGCCGCAGCCGGGCCAGGCCGAGCAGCGGCTCCGGCGAAGCCGGGTCCAGCTTCGCCGCCAGTTCGAAACCGGCGGCGGCATCCGTCTGCCGTCCGCTGCCGGCAAACGCTTTCGCGCGGGCCATCTGGAGCCGGAAATCCTTCGGACGCTCCTTCAGCGGCGTTTCGAGCACACCGAGCGCATTGCCGAATTTACCGAGTCCGATCAGCGCTTCGGCGCGGGCCGCGGCAACCACCGGATCGTTCGGATTGCGGGCCGACGCCTTCGCCAGCAGCGGTTCGGCCCGGGCGAACTCCTCGCGCCGCAGATAGAGATTGCCGAGCCGCAGCGCCGCCTCGGCGTTGCCGGGCTCGGCGGCAAGCGCAGCCTCATAATTCCAGATCGCGAGCTCCCAACGTTCCGCGGCCTCCTCCCGGCGGCCGGCGGCAAGCAGTTCCGCCGGCGTCCGGTCGGCGGGCGCGGCGACGCCCGAAACAGCCGGAACCGGTTCGGCCGGAACCGCCGCGGCAACCGGGCGCGCTTCAAGCTCACCCTTCAGTCTGGAGACCTCCTCCGCCAGCGACTGATTCCGCTTCTGCTCCGCAAGGAACTTCGCGGCAACGGCCTCCAGCTCCTTCAACCGCGTCTGCGCGGCCGCCAGCGCCGTCTTCGACGCATTCAGCTCCTCCGCCGCCTTGCGGCCGGCGGCAAGCTCCTTCTGCATCGCCTGAAAATTGACCTGCAGCGTCTTGAACTCCGGCTCGAGTTTTCCGAGCCGCGCCAGACCCTCCCCGGCCTTTTTGAGCTTCTCTTCGGCAAGCAGGAGAGCGGACTTCTTCCCGGCGAGCTCCGTCGTCGCGGCCGCCAGCGCCTTCTCCTGAGAACTTTTCTGGTCGAGCAGCACTTTCAGCTCCCGGTTCTGGGTTGCGAGCTGCTCCTTGAGCGCTTTGATCTCCGCAGCCAGCTCGCGGTTCGCGGCGTCACCCGCTTCGATGCTCTTCGACACGGCCGAATCGCGGTTTTTCAGCTGCTCTTCGAGTTTGGCGCAGCGCTCGCTCCAGCTTTTCATATCGCCCTCGAGCTTCACGTTGCGCTCGCGCAGGTTCCTGAGTTCAACCGACGAAAGCTCTCCGGAGGCTTTTTCGAGCTCAAGCTGCTTCGTCAATGCGGCATTCTCCTTTTCGACCGCAAGACGGAGCACTTCGATCCTCTGAAGCGCTTCGCGCTGCTGAACCAGCTCAAGCTGTGCGGCGCGATGCTGGTTTTTCAGCGTAAGCGCCTCGACGGCGGCGGCTTCGAGCGCCTTCCCGACAGCAGCGGCCTCCTCCTTGAGTCTCTTGTTCTCGGCCAGCATCTCCGCACTCAGGCCGGAGCCGCCGCCTTTGACGGCATCGGCGAGGCGGCGGTTCAGAACCGTAACCTCGGCGGTGCGCGCGGTCAGACTCTCCTCGGCCGTTTTGAGCTTCAGGCCGGTTTCGGCGGCAGCGGCTTCGGCGGCGGCCAGCTGCTTGACCGAATCGTCCTTATAGCGGCGCAGCTCCTCGAGTTCGCGGGTGATGCGCAGGACGTCGGCCGCGCTTTTGCGGGACTCCGCCTCGGCGAAGCTTTTCTGCCGGTCGAGTTCAATCAGGTCCTTGTCGAGCTTCTGGCCGCGCGTCTCCGCCAGCTGCAGGCGCTTGGCCAGCTGCCCGGAATTCAGCTTCTCTTCGACGAGCTGCTTGCGGAGCTCCTCGAGCCGGGCGTCCGGCTCCTGCAGTTTTCTCTCCTGCGCCTTGTTCAGCTGTTCGAGCAGCGTACACTTCTCCTGCAATACCCGCTGCTCCCGCAGCAGCTTCAGGGCATCGACCTCGCTGGCCTTCAGCCGGTCGTTCTCTTTGCGCAGCAACTCGTTCTCCGCAGTCAGGTCGAACAGCTTCTTGCGGAAAAGCTCGAGCTCGTTCTTCCGGCTCTCCTGCTCGACGAAGTCGATGCCGCCGGGCGCGGCCGGAACCTCGGGCTCCGGTGCGGAGGGCGCGGCTTCGGCACCGAGCAGCTTCCGGACATTCGCGATTTCGCGCTCGCTGTCGGCGATCCGGGTCCGGATGACGTTCTGATCCCAATCCGGCCGCGTCCGCTGGATTTCACGATACAGTTCAAGCGATTTCTGAAAAAACTCAAGCGCCCGCGTATACTCGCCGCGGTCACGCGAAGCCTCGCCTTTCAGGTAAGTTTCATATCCCTGCCGCCAGGTGTCCCAGGCATTTTTGGCGGCGCCGGACAGAAACGGCACGGCGGCCGCCAGCAGAGCCAGCAAAATAACGCGTCTCATATCGTATACTCCAGAAATTTATGCCGGTGCACCGGGCCGATGGTGAAAACCAGCTCGAGCTCTCCGGCTTCGTCATAGCGCTCCTCGTAGATCCGGCCGCTGGCGTGAGCGAGCGCGGCCAGATCGTGCCGCCCGGGCGGAAGCTTGACCCGGAGCAGCTGGAAATTCTCGGCGGCGATGGCGGTCAGCCGCGCCTTCAGGGCATCGACTCCCTCGCCGGTATGGGTTGAAATGTAATACGCTCCCGGAAAGAGTCCGTTCAGCCGGGCCAGCAGCACAAGCTCCGCGTCGCGGTCCAGCAGATCGAGCTTGTTGAAGACAACGATGATCTTCTTCTCATCGGCGCCGAGCTCCTTCAGCACGGAGAGCGTCGTCTCCCACTGGGCGTCAAGCTGGCCGGACGAAATATCGAGGACCAGCAGCAGGAAATCGGCGAGCACCGCCTCTTCCAGCGTCGACTTGAACGCCTCGACAAGCGAATGCGGCAGCTTGCGCACGAATCCGACCGTGTCGGTCAGCAGCACCTCGAGATTCTCCCCGAGCGGAACCCGGCGCGTCGTCGGGTCGAGCGTGGCGAAGAGCTGGTCCTTGACCAGCAGCTCGGAACCGGAGAGCGCCTGCAGCAGCGAGGACTTCCCGACATTCGTATAGCCGACGATCGCGCCGTGCGGCACGAGGTTGCGCCGCCGGGACTTGCGCTGGGTTTCGCGCTGTTTGCGGACCGTTTTGAGCTCTTCTTCGAGCTGCCGGATGCGGCGGCGCAGGAGCCGGCGGTCGGTTTCGATCTGCGCCTCGCCCTCGCCGCGGGTCGTCGCGCCGCCGCCGTGCTGGCGGGAGAGGTGGGTCCAGGCACGGGTCAGCCGCGGCAGCGAATATCGGGTGCGGGCGAGCTCGACCTGAAGCACGGCCTCGCGGGTCGAAGCGCGTTCGGCGAAGATATCGAGGATGACCTCTTCGCGGTCGATGACGCAGCTATGGGTCAGCCTCTCCCAGTTGCGCTGCTGAGACGGAGTGAGCGGATTGTCGAAAATCAGGCAGTCGGCCTCGCACTCCTGCAGCAGCTGCGCGATTTCCCGCGCCTTGCCGGTACCGACGCAATACTGCGGCATGGGGGAGTGGAGATTGACGACGACCGGTTCGAGCGGAACGATATCGAGATTCCGGACCAGATCGGCCAGTTCATCGAGATGTTCTTCCACCTCGGCCGCAGTCTCATCCGGAGTGCGGATGCCGACGAGCAAAGCGCGTTCGACCTTCTTTCGGGAGTCTTCTGCCATATCGATCATATGAGGACAAATTCTTTCTGATGGAAACGATTACACATTTCTTAACAATACACCGTTCCGCGGGATTTTCCAGAAGGAAGGCGGAAAATATATGGAAAAACCCTCCCTCCCGATTGCGAAAAGCCGCAATCCGGGCTATAGTAAGCCTCCGGACGCGCGAATGGCGGAATGGCAGACGCCCCGGATTTAGGTTCCGGTGCCGCAAGGCGTGGGGGTTCAAATCCCCCTTCGCGCACCATAATTCAACCTCAGATATACGAACTGCCTGCAATAAAAACATTATTTTTTCACGGGCTGAATTGCGGCAGTTTTGCAGCCGAAAAAGTTTTTCGAAGGGATGGCGTTGCCGGCGGATGTTTTTCCGGAATTCTCAATGAACTCAGGCGGCTGAATGAGAACCTGAAAACAAGCAGACAGCCCGAACTACGCAAAATGCGGAAAAGCGCCGGTTCCATTTCCCGGCGATGGAGCCATCGACAGATTCCATCGCATGTCCTCGCGGAATTTTCCCGGCACGGCGGAAATTTCCGTCGGCCGCAAGCGGCGAAATATTTCCGGGCGGCCGGAGTGGAATTCAGCCGCGAGTCGTGGTATTTTATCGGAACAGACACAATATACAGGAAAAAGCCATGAATCATGCGGGAAGATGGGCCGCCGCCTTGTGCTGCGCGGCGGCGACTCTGTACGGCGCCGAGTGGCGGCAGTCGTTCGACGGCGAACCTTACACCTGCGCCATGCCGGCTGACAAGGCGTGGGCGTTGAGCGACCAGCTCGAAAGCACGTTCGCCGACGGTGTCCGCGGCCGGGCTCTGGACCTCAGTTCCGCAGCCGGAAAGCGCCGCCCGGTGCGCATCGAGCCGCCGTTCTCCTGCAACCGGGATTTCTCCGTCTCGCTCTGGGTCAAAAGCGCTCCCGGCGCGATTCAGGGCACGCCGATCGCCGCCAACGGGACGCTCCGGGAATCCGGCTGGCAGATTCTCGCCCGGGAGAACGGCAGCTGGGCAGTCAAGCTCCGCAGCGGCGAAACCTCTTTTGAATACGCGCCTCCCCTCCGGAAAATCAACGACGGCGCGTGGCATCAGCTCGCCTTCACCATCGACACCGGGCGCGGCCTCGCGCGCTTCTACTACGACGGCCGCTGCGTCGCCATCTACAACATCGACGGTCTCGGACCGCTCGATTCCGGCAAATGGACGGTGTTCGGCGGCAGCGACGATTCGTTCGACTCGGGCGACGCCGGCATGATCGAGGCGTTCAACGGCTGCATCGACGAGCTGTACCTCTCCGACACGGTGCGGAGCGATGCCGATCTCGCCGCCGAATTCGCCGCGCTGCAGCCCGGCCGGGTCCGGCCGGTCCCGGTGCTGGAGGGCGACCGGGTCCGCTGCATGGTCTGGAATATCTGGCACGGCGGCCGCCACACCGGCAGGCACGTCGGCCCGCAGCGCATCGTCGAAATCATGAAGTCGATCGATCCGGACGTGATCGGAGTCATCGAAACCTACGGTTCCGGCGCGATCCTCGCCGACGGAATGGACTATCAGCTTTATCTGATCAGCAGCAACCTCTCGATCCTGAGCCGCTATCCGATCGCGGAGGCGATCAAAATCTTCAAGCCGTTCAACTCCGGCGCGGCGGCGATCGACTTCGGCAGCGGCCGTTCGATGGTGCTGAACGTATCGTGGCTGAACTACCTGCCCGACTTCGCCGCTCAGATCGCCGAAGGGAAAGCGACTCCGGAATCGCTCCGCGCCGGAGAAGCGGCCACCCGCGAGCCGGAGATCCGGCAGATTCTGGAAGAACTCAAGCCGTTCCGCGACAACGCCGCGCGTGTGCCGCTGGTGGTGGCGGGTGACTTCAACGTCGCCTCGCACCTCGACTGGACCGAGGAGAACCGGGACCTTCACCGCGGTTTCGCCGTCGACTGGCCGGTAAGCCGGCGCATGGAGGAGGCCGGTTTCACGGACACCTTCCGCGCGCTGAATCCGGATGTCCGCCGGAACGAGGCGCTCTCCTGGTGCGTCTGGGCCACGGTTCCGGGAGGCCGTTACCAGACCTATACGCTCCAGGCCCGGATCGACTACATCTACCTGCTCGGAGCCCGGGCGGTCGAAAGCCGTTACCTCGGCACGCACAAGGCGCTTTTCCCATCGGATCACGGGACGTTCTACACCGACTTCCTGCTGCCGGACGCGTCCAGACCCTGATCTCTCCGCAGCACACGGATTCAACCGCAACTTAACACACGTGAATGGAAAATAAAAAATGAAACCCGAAACCCTGGCCGCCGCCGAACACTTCATCGAGAACGAAACCGAATTCCACCTCGGTTTCCTGCCGACCGAACAGTCCAACCCGAAAACGCGCAGCATGGAAGCCGATTTCGCGCGTTCAACCGCCGACGGCGTCCGCACACTCCAGAAACCGGACCGCGACGTGCTCGCTATGGCCGAACGCGTTCTCGGGTCCCCCGCCTTCGCCCGGATGGCCGACGACGGCATCCGCACGGTCCGCAACGGTGGGCGCATCGTCTTCTCCGGCTGCGGCGCAACCGGGCGGCTCAGCATCCTGCTCGAATCGATGTGGCGCGAATACTTTGCTCCGGCGGGCGATCCCCTCGCCGATGCGGCCGCCGGCATCATGACCGGCGGCGACTATGCACTGGTCAAGTCGGTCGAGGCGTTCGAAGATTATCAGAACTTCGGCAGGCGGCAGGCGGCCGACCTCGGCATCGGCCCGAAGGACATGCTCGTGGCCATCACCGAAGGCGGTGAAACCAGCTCGGTCATCGGCACGGTCAAGGAGTCGGCCGAACGCGGCGCGGCGGTCTATCTGCTCTTCAACAATCCGGCCGCGCTGCTGCGCGAACGGCTCGTCCGCTGCCGCGAGGTCATCGACGACCCGCGCGTGACGGTGCTGGATCTCTCCTGCGGACCGATGGCGCTGGCCGGTTCAACCCGTATGCAGGCGACAACCAGCGAGCAGCTCGTCGGCGGCGCGCTGCTCGAAACCGTCCTCGCCGGCCTGGAAGGGCGCCCGGCTCCGGAGTTTGCGGCGGAATTCGGCCGCGTGCTCGACCACCTCGAATCGGAGGAGTCGGTCCGGCAGCTCGCCGAAGCCATCGACTTCGAAGCGGAGCTTTACCGCGGCGGCGGCAAAGTGACCTACCTTGCCGACGACTATCTGCTCGACATCTTCACCGACACGACCGAACGCTCCCCGACCTTCATGCTGCCGCCGTTCCGCCGGAACGACGACACCGCCTCCCCGATGCCGTGGGCCTTCGTCAAGAATCCGCTTCACACCACGCGCGGCACCTGGCGGAACATGCTGCACCGCGCGCCGCGCTGCCTGAACTGGACCCGGCAGGACTACATCGCCATGGAGTCGCCTCAGAAGATCGTCGACAATCCGCCGCAGATCGATGCGGAGGCGCTCTACCGCTTCGAAGTCGGCAACGAGCCCGCACCGGAGCGGTTCGCCGGCGCCGCCTCCGGCGCCATACTCGTCGAGGTGGCCGGGAGCGCGGGCAACGCCGCGCTTGAAGCGGCCGCGAAGCAGTGGAAAGTGATTCGGAAGCTCGAAATTTCCTCCGGAGCATCCGATTCCCCGCTCCACCTCATGAACCATATGGCGCTCAAGCTCGCGCTGAACACCATCTCGACCGGCACGATGGCACGGCTCGGACGGGTGGCCGGGAACTGGATGAGCTGGGTCAGCATCTCGAACAAGAAGCTGATCGACCGCGCGATCCGGCTCGTCTCCGAACTCGGCGGAGTTCCGTACCGCGAAGCGTGCCTCGCCCTCTTCGAAACCGCCGCCGAAATGGAGTCGGAGGATTGGAGCGGCCGCGAGAAGCCGTCGCCGGTTCAGCTTACCCTGGCCCGGCTCCGCCGCGGCTGAAGCACGGCGGTCAGCGGGTCACGTCGAACCGGTAGCGGACCGTCTGTTCCGGCTGCGGATTCTTCTCCCACTCCCGGATGCAGTTGCCGACCACGTAGATCGACCCCGGACGCGCCGCTTTGACCATGACCTCGCGCACACCCGGCGCTCCGGCCAGCCGGGTATTCGACGCGAGATAACGCTCTCCGACCAGCTCGACCGCCTGCCCGCTCTTCGGCTGCGGGCCGCGCTTGCCGTTGTCGAGCTTGAAGTACCAGCTGTAACCGGTAGTCGGATTCTCCTTCAGCGTGATCTTCGCATACTGGCCGACCCGGAGCGGAACTGCGTCGCCGGATTCCTGAATCGTCAGCGTAACCGACGGCGCCGGGAAATCAAGCGCCTTCTCTTCGGACGGCTGCGAAGCGCAGCCCGCGAACAAAGCGGCGCAGACGGCAGCGGCCGGAATCAGAAAATATTTCATATCGAACAGCCTCCTTCCTGTAAATTCACTCTTTCATACAATAGCACGGCTCAGCTGTTTCCGCAATCGAAACAGTTCCAGAATGCTCCGTCCAGCGTCGCTTCGAGCCGCCGCACCGGCAGTTCGCGGCAGAGGCGGCGGCCGAATTCAAAGCCCCGCAGCTTGAGCGCCCGGGCCTCTTCGGCCGGGACTCCCTGTTCCAGGATGTAATGCAGAAACACAAAGCTCTGCGAGATGCCGAGCACCTGCTGAACCGGCGACAGTGCGGCGACCGCGTCGCGCTGCGACTGCGCCAGCAGGAAAACCCGGTCCACCGGCACCGCCCGGCCGCCTTCGCAGCAAATCTCCGGCAACCGGCGGAACCAGCGCGACCAGGTCGGCAGAGGATGGGCGAAATAACCGGAACCGTGCCGGATCAGCAGCAGCGCGTCGTCGCAATGTTTCTCCCACTCCGCATCGGGCAGCCGCCGGATGCTCGTGCTCTTTCCGGCTCCGCTCGCGCCGCAGATCAGGATGCCGCGATTGCCTTTCGAGGCGACGGCGCCGTGCACCAGCGCCGCATCGTCCCCCGCCAGCAGCCACGCCAGCGGCAGGAACGAGATGCTGCGCCGGAAAAACAGAAGCTCGCGCGGCGTCTCCGGGTCGCGTTCGAGGTAAAAATGCAGTTCGGCATTCCCCGGCCGGACCACCCGGAAAAGACCGTGGAAGAGCTGCGGCCACAGCGCCGGCGACGGCACATCGCCGGGCGGCGCGCCGTCATGCAGAAACGCGCCCGCCTCCGCCGGAACCCCGCCCGCGAAGCTTTCCCAGCCGCAACACGCCGCGATCTTCGCCAGCAGCCGCGCGCTTCGCGCTCCGCAGGAGCTCCAGCCGATGGAGCGGCCGTTGCAAAAGGACAAACGGTAATCCAAACGATCTCCCTTCCCCCTCTTCTCAAACCCGCTTCTTCCGCGCGATTTTCGGCGGGACGATCCGCGCCGTCGCGACGATCAGCGGAACCAGGAGCAGAAACAGCAGTCCCGACCCGAAAAATACGTAACGGACGGTGCCGAACCATCCGGCGACGATGCCGCCGAGGTAGGCGCCCGATATCCAGCCGACCGCCTTCGCGCAGGCCGCCCAGCCGAAGTAGCTGCCGTGCTCGCGCTCCGGCGTCGCGCCGGCCAGCCACGCCTGAAAGAGCGGTTCAACGCCGCCGATCGCCAGAATCATCAGCGAACGCTCGACGAGCAGCCCGGCGACATGGTGGCTCATGCTCTGCACGATCCGCAGAACTGCCGCGATCACGATCGCCGCGACCAGCACCCGGATGAACGGCAGCCTTCCGGCCAGAAAACCGAGCAGCAGCCCCGAAACAATACCGGCCAGAGAACAGAATCCGCTGATCCAGCCGCTCCACGAAAGCGCGTCGGGGCTGTGGTCCATGATCTCCATCACGAGCTGCGGCAGAAACGGATTGTCGAACTCCCGCGCCAGCCCGAGGCAGATGAAGAGCACCATCAGATACCAGATCACGCCGAAGCGCGGAATCCGCCAGCGGATGCTGCGGACACGTTCCCGAAGCGTCTCGGTCCGCGTGAAATTCTCGCGCCCCCAGATCAGTACGAGCATGCCGGAGACGAAAAGCAGCACGCCGCTGCCAGCAAAGGTCCAGTTGAACCCGAAACGCTGCACCAGGCCGCCGCCGAGAAACTGCCCGGCCATCATTCCGCCGAACAACGCCGAAGCAATCGCGCCGAGAGCGAAGGAGCGGTGCTCCTTCGGCGTCGTGCTGATGATCAGCGTCTGAGCGGCGGAAACCGTACCGGTCAGCGCGCCGAGGAAGAGCCGGTGCACGATGATCAGGTCCGGAGATGTGATGACCGCCAGCAGCGGCATCAGGAGCGCGCCGCCGAAGTTCGCGCGGATCAGCATCATGCGTCTCCCGTAGACGTCGGCGACCATTCCCCAGATCGGGGCGAAAATGCAGAAAGTCAGATTGCCGGCCACGCTGAAGAGCGCGACATAATGGCTGAGCTCCTCGTCTCCGGTAACCCCGAGCTGGCGGAAAAAAAACGGCATGAACGTATAAGCCGAACTGAACGACGCCATCGAAATGAACTGCGAAAGCCACACCACCGCGAGGTTGCGCTGCCAGCTGCCGGAAATCTGATTCATCTCAGGATGCCTGCGTCCTCTTTCCGGCTCCGGCCGATTCGCGCAGAATCCGGCTGAGCAGAGCGAAATTCACCGGAACATTCAGCAGGAAAACCCGGTCGAGCATCTGAAGTTCATTGCGCAATTCGTCGGGGAAACTGCTGCTGATGACCACGGCGGCCAAATCGCGCCGCCCCGAAACCCGGCGCAGCTCCCCGATGAGCTCGGACAGCTCGCAGTTCTTCAGCGTCGGCGACAGGATCAAACCGTCGAAACTCTCCTGCCCGGCCTGTTCGACCAGCTCCTCCGCCGTGCTGAAACTGCAGACCTCGATGTTTCCGGCGCCCAGCAGCCGCCGCAGCAGAAGCGGCGCATCGGCGACTTCGGTGCCGTGCAGCACACGCAGCACTCTCCCCTGCCCGGGCTCCTCCGGCTCCTCCTTTGCGTGCGCGCCTCTCTTGACCGGAGCACGGCCGCTGCTGTGCACGCGGCGACTCTCGCCGCCGGTCGCCGCGCAGCTGTCGGAGAGCTCGAAGCGGAGCACGGCGCCGGCCTGCGCCGAGGATGAAACCCGCAGCACGCCGCCGAGCTTGGCGGCGAGATCCCGTGCGAACACCAGCCCGAGGATCGGCACCGAAAGGGCATCGGCCGCGACGCCGTCCGCCCCGTCGCTCTCCTCGAAACGGCGGTACTGCTCCGCCAGCGGCTCCCGCAGCGGCGCATGCTTCGAATCGCGCACTTCGAAAATGATCTTGTTCTCTTCGTGCAGGCAGGAGACCACAAGCGTCTCTCCGGCGGCAGCGGCCCGGCCGACTGCCAGAATCATGATGATCAGCAGCTGGTGCAGCAGCTCGCGGTCGAGCACGAGCCGCTCCGGCGCGCTCGCCGAAAAATGGTTGACCAGCATGACCTCGCGCTCCTGCAGCGAAATCTGGTTGAAGGCGACCAGTTCGCGCATGAATTCAGCCGTGTCGAATTCGACGACCTCGGCGCGTTCCCAGCGGTCGCGGTCCAGCTCCGCGATGTCGACCAGGCGGTCGATCTGGCGCGAGAGAGCGCCGACGCGGTGGCCGGTCTCTTCGAGCAGCCGGCCGATTTCGGCGCGATCCGGCTTCCCGCTTTCGAGTTCGAGCATCAGAATCCGGCTGAATCCCTTGATGGAGCCGAGCGGGATGCGCATTTCAGGCAGCATGCGCGCAATGATCTTGAGCTGGAGCAGACTGTACGATTCGGCGCCCCGGCGCATGTCCGCTTCGCGCGACAGACTCAGCTTGAGCTTGCTGTTCAGATTCTGCTGCCGGTCGCGGAGCAGGTTCAAAGCCGTGTACAGCGTCTGGATTTCGTCGTTCGCCTTGCGCTCCTCCGAAAGCCGGTCGGGGAACTCGCCGTTGGCCAGCTTGTCCGCAAATTCCGCCGCGATGCGCACCGGCAGCACGACCTGCCGGATCACCCGGATCAGGATCAGGACCGTGATGAAAAAGCCGAGCAGCACACCGCCCAGGCCGAGAATCGCCACCCAGTCGCCGAGATTCGTATCGACCCGGGAGCGGTAGATATTGGTCAGCTCCGGCAATCCGAGAATCACGATCGGAATCGCGCAGACTCCGCACAGAAAGCCGAGCAGAAAAATACACGTCGAAATTTTTCGGACTATCTTCATCGCGCGTCAGACTCCTTCCGCCGTCATGAGTTGCCTTTGCCGAACCGTTTCAGCAGCCGGCTGAAAAGCGCTCTGGTTTCCGTTCCCTGCTCCGGCTCCGCCGCCTGCGGGTCCGCCTCGCGGCGCAGGACCCGGATGATCTCCGCGTACTCCGGCCGCTCTTCGGGCGAATAGGAGAGCATGCGGTCAACCAGGTCCGACAGCAGGAAGGAACAGCCGCCCGGCAGATTCGCCAGCGGCGGATAGGCCTTCTTGTGCCGCCGGTCCAGCAGGTCCTCCGGCTCCCCGACCGTGCCGAACGGCGTATTGCCGGAGAGCAGCTCGTAAATCGTCGCCCCGAGGCTGAAGATATCGCCGCGGTAATCCTCCGCGCCGAAAAACAGCCGCTCCGGGCTCACATAGGCGGGGCTTGCAAAGCCGCCCCGCACCGCGCTGAACCCTTTTTCTGCCGAAACGTCGGCAAGGTCGAAATCGCCGAGCTTCGCTTCGCCCTCCTTCGTCAGCAGGATATTGCCGGGCTTCACGTCGTGATGCGCCACGCCGCGGCTCCGGGCGTAGGCCAGTCCCTCGGCAACCGTGGCCAGCTGCGCCAGAAGCAGCGGCCGTTTCGGCAGTGTGCCGGCCTTCAGATGACGCTCGAGGCTGCCGCCGTCCATATACCGCATGGCCATGAACGCCTGGTCGTTCCAGACGCCGCAGTTGTAAACCGGGATGATGCCGGGATGGCTCAGCCGCGAAACGACCTTCGCCTCCTCAAGAAAATT is part of the Victivallis lenta genome and harbors:
- a CDS encoding tetratricopeptide repeat protein produces the protein MRRVILLALLAAAVPFLSGAAKNAWDTWRQGYETYLKGEASRDRGEYTRALEFFQKSLELYREIQRTRPDWDQNVIRTRIADSEREIANVRKLLGAEAAPSAPEPEVPAAPGGIDFVEQESRKNELELFRKKLFDLTAENELLRKENDRLKASEVDALKLLREQRVLQEKCTLLEQLNKAQERKLQEPDARLEELRKQLVEEKLNSGQLAKRLQLAETRGQKLDKDLIELDRQKSFAEAESRKSAADVLRITRELEELRRYKDDSVKQLAAAEAAAAETGLKLKTAEESLTARTAEVTVLNRRLADAVKGGGSGLSAEMLAENKRLKEEAAAVGKALEAAAVEALTLKNQHRAAQLELVQQREALQRIEVLRLAVEKENAALTKQLELEKASGELSSVELRNLRERNVKLEGDMKSWSERCAKLEEQLKNRDSAVSKSIEAGDAANRELAAEIKALKEQLATQNRELKVLLDQKSSQEKALAAATTELAGKKSALLLAEEKLKKAGEGLARLGKLEPEFKTLQVNFQAMQKELAAGRKAAEELNASKTALAAAQTRLKELEAVAAKFLAEQKRNQSLAEEVSRLKGELEARPVAAAVPAEPVPAVSGVAAPADRTPAELLAAGRREEAAERWELAIWNYEAALAAEPGNAEAALRLGNLYLRREEFARAEPLLAKASARNPNDPVVAAARAEALIGLGKFGNALGVLETPLKERPKDFRLQMARAKAFAGSGRQTDAAAGFELAAKLDPASPEPLLGLARLRLADGKEKEAAEFYRQARLLGAGPDAGLEPKLGKQLSEQRELAAFMSTAAAEAAANGDWTSALWYYRQLSEIDTGNRLLPLQMAFGHIQTGSCAQALEIVAMNPASAESDAVKILAYLKQNRFEEARKAAEEALARSGGKPLALSPAWPGLGAELEAQKKLPELGKSVAGMACAKLLDKLLPGAEK
- the hflX gene encoding GTPase HflX, coding for MIDMAEDSRKKVERALLVGIRTPDETAAEVEEHLDELADLVRNLDIVPLEPVVVNLHSPMPQYCVGTGKAREIAQLLQECEADCLIFDNPLTPSQQRNWERLTHSCVIDREEVILDIFAERASTREAVLQVELARTRYSLPRLTRAWTHLSRQHGGGATTRGEGEAQIETDRRLLRRRIRQLEEELKTVRKQRETQRKSRRRNLVPHGAIVGYTNVGKSSLLQALSGSELLVKDQLFATLDPTTRRVPLGENLEVLLTDTVGFVRKLPHSLVEAFKSTLEEAVLADFLLLVLDISSGQLDAQWETTLSVLKELGADEKKIIVVFNKLDLLDRDAELVLLARLNGLFPGAYYISTHTGEGVDALKARLTAIAAENFQLLRVKLPPGRHDLAALAHASGRIYEERYDEAGELELVFTIGPVHRHKFLEYTI
- a CDS encoding LamG-like jellyroll fold domain-containing protein, yielding MNHAGRWAAALCCAAATLYGAEWRQSFDGEPYTCAMPADKAWALSDQLESTFADGVRGRALDLSSAAGKRRPVRIEPPFSCNRDFSVSLWVKSAPGAIQGTPIAANGTLRESGWQILARENGSWAVKLRSGETSFEYAPPLRKINDGAWHQLAFTIDTGRGLARFYYDGRCVAIYNIDGLGPLDSGKWTVFGGSDDSFDSGDAGMIEAFNGCIDELYLSDTVRSDADLAAEFAALQPGRVRPVPVLEGDRVRCMVWNIWHGGRHTGRHVGPQRIVEIMKSIDPDVIGVIETYGSGAILADGMDYQLYLISSNLSILSRYPIAEAIKIFKPFNSGAAAIDFGSGRSMVLNVSWLNYLPDFAAQIAEGKATPESLRAGEAATREPEIRQILEELKPFRDNAARVPLVVAGDFNVASHLDWTEENRDLHRGFAVDWPVSRRMEEAGFTDTFRALNPDVRRNEALSWCVWATVPGGRYQTYTLQARIDYIYLLGARAVESRYLGTHKALFPSDHGTFYTDFLLPDASRP
- a CDS encoding sugar phosphate isomerase, which codes for MKPETLAAAEHFIENETEFHLGFLPTEQSNPKTRSMEADFARSTADGVRTLQKPDRDVLAMAERVLGSPAFARMADDGIRTVRNGGRIVFSGCGATGRLSILLESMWREYFAPAGDPLADAAAGIMTGGDYALVKSVEAFEDYQNFGRRQAADLGIGPKDMLVAITEGGETSSVIGTVKESAERGAAVYLLFNNPAALLRERLVRCREVIDDPRVTVLDLSCGPMALAGSTRMQATTSEQLVGGALLETVLAGLEGRPAPEFAAEFGRVLDHLESEESVRQLAEAIDFEAELYRGGGKVTYLADDYLLDIFTDTTERSPTFMLPPFRRNDDTASPMPWAFVKNPLHTTRGTWRNMLHRAPRCLNWTRQDYIAMESPQKIVDNPPQIDAEALYRFEVGNEPAPERFAGAASGAILVEVAGSAGNAALEAAAKQWKVIRKLEISSGASDSPLHLMNHMALKLALNTISTGTMARLGRVAGNWMSWVSISNKKLIDRAIRLVSELGGVPYREACLALFETAAEMESEDWSGREKPSPVQLTLARLRRG
- a CDS encoding protease inhibitor I42 family protein, yielding MKYFLIPAAAVCAALFAGCASQPSEEKALDFPAPSVTLTIQESGDAVPLRVGQYAKITLKENPTTGYSWYFKLDNGKRGPQPKSGQAVELVGERYLASNTRLAGAPGVREVMVKAARPGSIYVVGNCIREWEKNPQPEQTVRYRFDVTR